Proteins encoded within one genomic window of Amycolatopsis nigrescens CSC17Ta-90:
- a CDS encoding MFS transporter encodes MSPRVAVTVVFALNGATLGSWAPRVPALADRLQTEPGPLGLAMLCASVGMLLAASFSGRLIEAVGARAVNIGSGLAAAVLLPLVGFAPSVVLLGVALFGLGASVGVLDVAMNVAAVSVERQTGRPIMPTFHAGFSFGALAGSATAGLAASHQWSPGRQLGVAAIAAVVVLLVVWRALPGARPDPAAETAPAPATAPVRRPVLWLLAAVALCSAIAEGASSDWSALLMVTEHGVGDGAAALAYSAFALAMAIARLGGAWMQRRYGATRALAGGAAVAAIGLTAAAVLPVPAVAYVGFALAGAGLAACFPIALGLAGEAGKRADDSGGEREIAFVTAIAYTGFLAGPPLIGGIAQATSLSTSFVVVAVVAAIIMPAAIGAGLARRRERVPVG; translated from the coding sequence GCCACGCGTGCCCGCGTTGGCCGACCGGCTGCAGACCGAACCGGGCCCGCTCGGCCTGGCGATGCTGTGCGCGAGCGTCGGCATGCTGCTCGCCGCGTCCTTCTCGGGGCGCCTGATCGAAGCGGTGGGCGCCAGGGCGGTCAACATCGGTTCGGGGCTGGCCGCCGCCGTCCTGCTGCCGCTGGTGGGTTTCGCGCCCTCGGTGGTGCTGCTCGGCGTGGCGCTGTTCGGGCTCGGCGCGTCGGTCGGCGTGCTGGACGTGGCGATGAACGTGGCGGCGGTGAGCGTGGAGCGCCAGACCGGCCGTCCGATCATGCCGACCTTCCACGCCGGCTTCAGCTTCGGCGCGCTGGCGGGCTCGGCCACGGCCGGGCTGGCCGCCTCGCACCAGTGGTCGCCCGGCCGCCAGCTCGGCGTGGCCGCGATCGCCGCGGTGGTGGTGCTGCTGGTGGTCTGGCGGGCACTGCCCGGCGCCAGGCCGGACCCCGCCGCGGAAACGGCCCCCGCGCCGGCGACCGCGCCGGTCCGGCGGCCCGTGCTCTGGCTGCTCGCCGCGGTCGCGCTCTGCTCCGCGATCGCGGAAGGCGCCAGTTCGGACTGGTCCGCGCTACTGATGGTCACCGAACACGGTGTCGGCGACGGGGCCGCGGCACTGGCCTACTCCGCGTTCGCGCTGGCCATGGCGATCGCCCGGCTCGGGGGCGCCTGGATGCAGCGGCGGTACGGCGCCACCAGGGCGCTAGCAGGGGGAGCGGCGGTGGCCGCGATCGGGCTGACCGCGGCCGCAGTACTACCGGTGCCCGCGGTGGCCTACGTCGGGTTCGCGCTGGCCGGGGCCGGGCTGGCGGCCTGCTTCCCGATCGCGCTCGGTCTCGCCGGTGAGGCGGGCAAGCGCGCCGACGACAGCGGCGGCGAGCGGGAGATCGCGTTCGTCACCGCGATCGCCTACACCGGGTTCCTCGCCGGTCCGCCGTTGATCGGCGGCATCGCGCAGGCCACCTCGCTGTCCACGTCGTTCGTGGTGGTCGCGGTGGTGGCGGCGATCATCATGCCGGCCGCGATCGGCGCCGGGCTGGCGCGTCGCCGCGAGCGGGTGCCGGTCGGCTAG